Proteins from a single region of Trichocoleus desertorum ATA4-8-CV12:
- a CDS encoding DUF2949 domain-containing protein: MEARNQSFIRFLQEDLAIPAAAVMLAWQHSEFPNLLPMMLWQYGLVTLSQLDQIFDWLEQQSLTLL, encoded by the coding sequence ATGGAAGCTAGAAATCAATCATTCATCCGGTTTTTGCAAGAGGACTTGGCGATTCCAGCCGCTGCTGTCATGCTAGCTTGGCAACACTCAGAATTTCCTAACCTCTTACCAATGATGCTTTGGCAGTATGGGTTGGTGACTTTAAGCCAACTGGATCAAATCTTTGACTGGCTAGAACAACAAAGCTTGACCTTGCTGTAA
- a CDS encoding GUN4 domain-containing protein: MQEKKTVSIIQIISRIPKDWQYCLSGLFFVSIGFIITWKIPSLRFFIGIPIFLIGCYLYFSSWMNQRLIRQILSFAKGGSNYNKNINMSGGIYNEFIEGDYVQGDYIKIQGNQIYIGQDLSHFTAQIQEILNQLRTQDYSKEEAKERVVQELKTECYKNSKFRKKLFRWKKSLGHSTTDVEEISEKLVQLADEVPENTINPGNDSIFVVEGKYKILHDLLEAGQWKEADEETTRFIQSLMPYQTYRLKVEEIPPGDLKIINKLWVKYSKGRFGFSVQQRIWKKVLNTYPPKESSWKNERAYAAFIDCVD, encoded by the coding sequence ATGCAGGAGAAAAAAACTGTTTCAATAATACAGATTATCTCTAGAATCCCGAAGGACTGGCAGTATTGCCTGTCAGGTTTATTTTTTGTTTCGATCGGCTTCATAATTACTTGGAAAATACCATCACTTCGATTTTTTATAGGTATTCCTATATTTTTAATTGGATGTTATTTGTATTTTTCAAGTTGGATGAATCAGCGGCTAATCAGACAAATACTTTCTTTTGCAAAGGGTGGCAGTAACTATAACAAAAATATCAACATGAGTGGTGGGATCTATAACGAGTTTATTGAGGGTGATTATGTTCAGGGTGATTATATTAAAATCCAAGGAAATCAAATATATATAGGTCAGGATTTATCCCACTTCACTGCTCAAATTCAAGAGATTTTGAATCAACTCCGAACACAAGACTATTCTAAAGAAGAAGCTAAGGAGCGGGTTGTTCAAGAGCTAAAAACTGAATGTTATAAAAACTCTAAATTTCGAAAAAAGCTTTTTAGATGGAAGAAATCGTTAGGTCACTCTACTACCGATGTAGAAGAAATTTCTGAAAAACTCGTTCAGCTTGCTGATGAGGTTCCTGAAAACACTATAAATCCAGGTAATGATTCTATTTTTGTTGTAGAAGGCAAGTATAAAATACTGCATGATCTCCTTGAAGCTGGACAATGGAAGGAAGCTGATGAGGAGACAACACGATTCATTCAGAGTCTAATGCCATATCAGACCTATAGGCTTAAAGTAGAAGAAATTCCTCCAGGAGACCTCAAAATAATCAATAAGCTATGGGTCAAATACAGTAAAGGACGCTTTGGTTTTAGCGTGCAGCAGCGTATTTGGAAAAAAGTTTTAAACACTTACCCGCCAAAAGAAAGTTCCTGGAAAAATGAGCGTGCTTATGCTGCCTTTATTGATTGTGTTGACTAG
- a CDS encoding SH3 domain-containing protein, whose translation MRYRQGLVIVAIALGAILGSTLATIGYLGGRKSTTVDPTATVPPVVFSPTPSPSPLVSLSPVALDPNSASPKPSPSNPSVPTPTPQASPTASPTPPDASEFSQFRRRLLGAIARRDAEFIQAIVTPETQWSFGGSLNLDTYKIDNPQSLFWQQLDKAVSTGCIVDPQARVTYQEPGSQIWICPVTTARPIYNFGWNGSVAIIGRNVNVRTEPGTGGTVITKVSDTLLNFDQNTYNNLPERSKEQLVNSPDGWTPVVLPNGRRGWVASEYVYHEPRDYRVSFVRSRGQWRLRYFLRGDGN comes from the coding sequence ATGAGATATCGGCAAGGTTTAGTGATTGTGGCGATCGCCTTAGGTGCTATTCTAGGCTCGACTTTAGCAACTATTGGCTATTTGGGCGGACGTAAATCTACCACCGTCGATCCTACGGCTACGGTACCACCTGTGGTGTTTTCTCCCACGCCTAGTCCATCTCCGCTTGTCTCACTGAGTCCGGTTGCTCTTGATCCAAATTCTGCTAGCCCCAAGCCATCTCCTAGTAACCCATCTGTTCCCACCCCTACCCCTCAAGCCTCACCCACTGCTAGCCCCACGCCTCCGGATGCCAGCGAATTCTCCCAATTTCGGAGGCGATTGCTGGGTGCGATCGCGCGTCGAGATGCTGAGTTTATCCAGGCGATCGTCACACCGGAAACTCAATGGAGTTTTGGCGGTAGTCTAAATCTGGATACCTACAAAATTGATAATCCGCAGTCTTTGTTTTGGCAGCAACTAGATAAAGCGGTCAGTACGGGTTGTATTGTTGATCCACAGGCACGCGTCACCTACCAAGAGCCAGGTTCTCAGATTTGGATTTGTCCGGTAACGACAGCACGACCCATCTACAATTTTGGCTGGAATGGTAGTGTTGCCATCATTGGCCGCAATGTCAACGTTCGTACTGAACCTGGAACAGGTGGCACTGTTATTACCAAGGTGTCCGATACGCTTTTGAACTTTGACCAGAATACCTACAACAACTTGCCAGAGCGTAGCAAAGAGCAACTGGTTAACTCTCCTGATGGGTGGACACCCGTGGTACTCCCTAATGGTCGTCGTGGTTGGGTGGCAAGCGAGTATGTCTACCACGAACCGAGAGACTACCGAGTTAGCTTTGTGCGATCGCGGGGTCAGTGGCGATTGCGTTACTTCTTAAGAGGAGACGGTAACTAG
- a CDS encoding LptF/LptG family permease, translating to MDRYISSQLIMPFLFGVGAFSAIAVSIGTLFDLVRKVTGDDLPLSLAIQIFFLRLPEFVVYALPMSTLLATLIAYGRLATDSELIALRGCGISVRRLVVPALILSLAVTGCTFALNEAIAPQTTYQASVLLNRTLKKDRPSFQQRDIFYRQFSNLKQPNGRTEQALSQLFYAKQFDGQRMLNLTVLTFSQKNLQQIVSAKSAVWNPAQKVWDFFEGTIYAVAPDGSYSGIQEFQQQAFAIARTPLDLANWNKDSNEMNIAEAQQYLSLLSQSADEQSLRKLRVQIQRKYAFPFVCVVFGLIGAVLGAKPGRTNRATGFGLSILIIFVYYTLAFLSAALGQAGAFSPIMAAWLPNIFGFGVGGLLLARST from the coding sequence ATGGATCGCTACATCAGCAGTCAACTGATCATGCCGTTTTTGTTCGGTGTAGGGGCATTTTCAGCGATCGCGGTTTCGATTGGCACTTTATTTGATTTGGTTCGCAAGGTAACAGGCGACGATCTGCCGCTGAGTTTAGCGATTCAGATCTTTTTTCTGCGATTGCCAGAGTTTGTCGTGTATGCCTTACCCATGTCTACCTTGCTGGCAACATTAATTGCCTACGGTCGGCTCGCAACAGATAGCGAGTTGATCGCGCTACGGGGCTGTGGGATTAGCGTCCGACGATTGGTAGTTCCGGCGCTGATTTTGAGCTTAGCCGTGACGGGCTGCACGTTTGCCCTAAATGAAGCGATCGCCCCTCAGACTACTTATCAAGCTTCCGTTTTACTGAATCGAACGTTGAAGAAAGATCGGCCCTCCTTTCAGCAGCGTGATATCTTCTATCGACAATTTAGCAACCTCAAGCAACCCAATGGCAGAACAGAGCAAGCTCTATCGCAGTTGTTTTACGCCAAACAATTTGATGGCCAACGCATGCTCAACCTCACGGTGCTGACGTTTAGCCAAAAAAACTTGCAACAAATTGTGTCAGCCAAATCTGCTGTCTGGAATCCCGCTCAAAAAGTTTGGGATTTTTTTGAGGGCACTATTTATGCAGTTGCCCCAGATGGCTCCTATAGCGGCATCCAGGAATTTCAACAGCAAGCCTTCGCGATCGCTCGCACCCCACTCGACTTAGCCAACTGGAATAAAGACAGCAATGAGATGAATATTGCTGAAGCACAGCAGTATCTCTCTTTACTCAGTCAAAGTGCGGATGAGCAAAGCCTGCGCAAGCTGAGGGTACAGATCCAGCGCAAATATGCCTTTCCTTTTGTTTGTGTGGTCTTCGGTTTAATTGGTGCTGTGTTGGGCGCTAAACCAGGCCGCACCAACCGAGCTACAGGTTTCGGCCTCAGTATTTTGATTATCTTTGTCTACTACACATTGGCCTTTCTCAGCGCAGCTTTGGGCCAAGCAGGAGCTTTCTCTCCCATCATGGCAGCTTGGCTACCGAACATTTTTGGCTTTGGGGTGGGAGGTCTGCTGTTAGCTCGTTCTACCTAG
- the lptB gene encoding LPS export ABC transporter ATP-binding protein: MKIVLENIHKSYGKRTIVNRVSLSVSQGEIVGLLGPNGAGKTTTFYIATGLEKPNQGRVWLDDREITSLPMHSRARLGIGYLAQEPSIFRHLSVRDNILLVLEQTKIPRREWRSRLNHLLQEFRLEKVASTLGVRVSGGERRRTEIARALAAGREGPKFLLLDEPFAGVDPIAVAEIQEIVSRLRDRQMGILITDHNVRETLAITDRAYIMRDGQILASGNAEELYNNPLVRQYYLGDNFQR, from the coding sequence TTGAAGATTGTACTGGAGAATATTCACAAATCCTATGGCAAGCGCACGATCGTCAATCGCGTCAGTCTTTCGGTTTCCCAAGGAGAAATCGTAGGGTTGCTAGGCCCGAATGGTGCCGGGAAGACTACCACGTTCTACATCGCCACCGGGCTAGAAAAGCCCAATCAAGGCCGTGTCTGGCTGGATGATCGTGAAATCACAAGCTTACCCATGCACTCACGGGCTCGGTTGGGGATCGGCTACCTGGCCCAAGAACCCAGTATTTTTCGGCATTTGAGTGTCCGAGACAATATTTTGTTGGTGCTGGAGCAGACCAAGATTCCCCGTCGAGAGTGGCGATCGCGCCTGAACCATTTGCTGCAAGAGTTTCGCTTAGAAAAAGTTGCCTCTACCTTGGGCGTGAGGGTTTCGGGTGGGGAACGGCGGCGGACAGAAATCGCCAGAGCCTTGGCAGCAGGACGAGAAGGCCCCAAATTTTTGTTACTCGATGAACCTTTTGCGGGCGTAGACCCGATCGCGGTGGCGGAAATCCAAGAAATTGTGAGTCGGTTGCGCGATCGCCAAATGGGCATCTTGATTACAGACCACAACGTGCGTGAAACCTTAGCCATTACCGATCGCGCTTATATTATGCGGGATGGGCAAATTTTAGCGTCTGGTAATGCCGAAGAACTCTACAATAATCCCTTGGTGCGGCAGTACTACCTAGGAGACAACTTCCAACGTTAG
- a CDS encoding DUF309 domain-containing protein has protein sequence MSETMPPEFWQAVEQFNQGEFYACHDTLEALWLEEIDPLRRFYQGILQIAVACYHLSNLNGRGAAILLGEGMNRLRDYQPTYGGIEVTNLLDQSAALLQQVQQLGPENVGNLRQQLQAGQGSEETIALSATQPQPQWPQIVLVAPS, from the coding sequence ATGAGTGAAACCATGCCACCAGAGTTTTGGCAGGCGGTGGAACAGTTTAATCAAGGCGAGTTTTATGCTTGCCATGACACTCTAGAAGCGCTGTGGCTAGAGGAAATCGATCCCCTACGACGGTTCTATCAAGGCATCTTGCAGATTGCGGTGGCTTGCTATCATTTGTCGAACCTTAATGGGCGTGGTGCCGCAATACTCCTAGGCGAGGGCATGAATCGACTGCGAGACTACCAACCGACTTACGGCGGCATTGAGGTGACAAATTTACTGGATCAAAGTGCAGCCTTGTTGCAGCAAGTGCAACAGCTAGGCCCAGAAAATGTGGGAAATTTGAGGCAGCAGTTACAAGCAGGTCAAGGTAGTGAGGAAACGATTGCCCTTTCTGCAACACAACCTCAACCCCAATGGCCCCAAATTGTTTTAGTCGCTCCATCCTGA
- a CDS encoding ferredoxin--nitrite reductase, with protein sequence MDPSENNTLASEKNLEAMRNFAETYAKRTNTYFCVDLAVTAVVIEGLAKHKDQLGCPLCPCRHYEDKEAEVNATFWNCPCVPMRERKECHCMLFLQPDNDFAGQQQEISLDELAVVRTSLSP encoded by the coding sequence ATGGACCCATCTGAAAACAACACCCTGGCGAGTGAAAAAAACTTGGAAGCGATGCGAAATTTTGCCGAAACCTACGCCAAGCGCACCAACACCTACTTTTGCGTGGACTTAGCTGTAACGGCTGTGGTGATTGAGGGTCTAGCCAAGCATAAAGATCAACTAGGTTGCCCCCTCTGTCCCTGCCGCCACTACGAAGACAAAGAAGCAGAGGTCAATGCAACGTTCTGGAATTGCCCCTGTGTGCCCATGCGAGAGCGCAAAGAATGCCATTGCATGCTATTCCTGCAACCCGATAATGACTTTGCGGGGCAGCAGCAAGAAATTTCGCTGGACGAGCTAGCCGTAGTCAGAACCAGCCTATCGCCTTAA
- a CDS encoding DUF58 domain-containing protein codes for MNLGKRIADWLETHWVTPSYSGWLLAGLAIFFFAAGTNTLSGWLYVMSGVIVALLGVAAILPERSLRSIQVTRRPINPVSVGNDLTIELDLENRTAQAKTLLQVRDLLPYRLAKPAATVVEAIPPGKTYRWTYFQPTEKRGVYRWHNLQLRTAAPLGLFWCRRERTVKAAAIVYPTVLPLTACPLIDEIGRENSPKFHSSRRSQNATEGITRALRPYRWGDPIRLIHWRTSARYGEFRVRELEVFTGGEEIVICLDSAGVWQVDDFEQAVIAAASLYFYMAHRDTHVQLWTAGTGLLQGDRSVLEALAGTYAGEEVQAESLPDSSMVWLTQNPQSLNTLPPGSRWVLWPPADQKAPLMASSDLEFPGLVIQPDKSLQTHLQSPLERF; via the coding sequence ATGAACCTTGGCAAGAGAATCGCTGACTGGCTAGAAACGCACTGGGTAACGCCCTCCTACAGTGGTTGGCTCCTAGCAGGACTCGCCATCTTCTTCTTTGCGGCAGGGACTAATACGCTGTCTGGGTGGCTATACGTGATGAGCGGGGTGATTGTGGCGCTGCTAGGGGTCGCCGCCATTTTGCCAGAGCGATCGCTGCGGAGCATTCAGGTAACACGTCGCCCCATCAATCCGGTCAGCGTAGGGAATGACCTCACCATTGAGCTAGACCTGGAAAACCGCACCGCTCAAGCCAAAACACTGCTGCAAGTCCGAGATTTGCTACCCTATCGCTTGGCCAAGCCTGCGGCAACGGTCGTGGAGGCCATTCCACCCGGAAAAACTTATCGCTGGACTTACTTTCAACCCACTGAGAAGCGGGGGGTGTATCGTTGGCACAATCTACAACTACGAACCGCTGCGCCTTTAGGGTTGTTTTGGTGTCGGCGGGAGCGCACTGTTAAAGCGGCGGCGATCGTCTACCCCACCGTTTTGCCGCTCACAGCCTGCCCGCTGATTGATGAAATTGGGCGAGAAAATAGCCCCAAGTTTCATAGTAGCCGTCGCTCCCAAAATGCTACTGAAGGCATTACCCGTGCCCTGCGCCCTTACCGTTGGGGCGATCCGATTCGCCTAATCCATTGGCGTACCAGCGCTCGCTATGGCGAATTTCGGGTGCGGGAGTTAGAAGTTTTTACAGGTGGGGAAGAAATCGTTATCTGTCTAGACAGTGCTGGAGTATGGCAAGTCGATGATTTTGAACAAGCGGTGATTGCGGCGGCTTCGCTGTATTTCTACATGGCCCATCGTGATACTCATGTGCAGCTGTGGACAGCGGGGACAGGATTGCTACAGGGCGATCGCTCGGTTTTAGAAGCATTAGCAGGCACCTACGCCGGGGAAGAGGTGCAAGCGGAGAGCTTACCCGACTCGTCTATGGTCTGGTTAACTCAAAACCCGCAAAGCCTAAATACCTTGCCTCCCGGTAGCCGTTGGGTCTTATGGCCACCCGCAGATCAAAAGGCTCCGTTAATGGCTAGTAGCGACCTAGAGTTTCCTGGGTTAGTCATCCAACCGGATAAATCTTTACAAACTCACTTGCAATCGCCATTAGAGCGCTTTTAG
- the dxs gene encoding 1-deoxy-D-xylulose-5-phosphate synthase, protein MHLSELTHPNQLRGLSVHQLQQIARQIREKHLQTVAASGGHLGPGLGVVELTLGLYHTLDLDRDKVIWDVGHQAYPHKLITGRYHRFHTLRQKDGVAGYLKRSESKFDHFGAGHASTSISAALGMALARDLKGEKFKSVAVIGDGALTGGMALEAINHAGHLPKTNLLVVLNDNEMSISPNVGALSRYLNKMRLSPPMQFLSDNLQEQVKQLPFVGSSLSPELGRIKEGMKRLAVPKVGAVFEELGFTYMGPIDGHNLEELIATFEHAHQQVGPVLVHVSTIKGKGYAIAEQDQVGYHAQSPFNLATGKATPSTKPKPASYSKVFGDTLVKLAENNPRIVGITAAMATGTGLDKLQAKLPKQYMDVGIAEQHAVTMAAGLACEDIRPVVAIYSTFLQRAYDQIIHDVCIQNLPVFFCLDRAGIVGVDGPTHQGMYDIAYLRCIPNMVLMAPKDEAELQQMMVTGVGYTDGPIAMRYPRGNGHGVALMEEGWEPLPIGKGEVLRQGDDVLLVGFGSMVYPTMQAAEILSEHGIEATVVNARFAKPLDMELIAPLAQKIGRVVTLEEGCVMGGFGSAVMEALMDHNVVVPVMRIGIPDELVEHATPEESKVTLGLTPSQIADRIRTTFVKPPVTVS, encoded by the coding sequence ATGCACCTGAGTGAACTGACCCATCCCAACCAATTGCGGGGTCTCTCGGTTCATCAACTGCAGCAAATCGCGCGTCAGATTCGAGAAAAACATTTACAAACAGTTGCCGCCAGTGGCGGTCACCTCGGCCCCGGTTTGGGAGTCGTGGAACTGACGCTAGGGCTGTATCACACCCTAGACCTCGACCGCGATAAGGTAATTTGGGACGTGGGTCACCAGGCCTATCCCCACAAATTGATTACAGGACGCTATCACCGCTTTCACACCCTGCGCCAAAAGGACGGGGTGGCGGGCTACCTGAAGCGCTCTGAAAGTAAGTTTGACCACTTCGGCGCGGGGCATGCCTCCACCAGTATTTCTGCGGCCTTGGGGATGGCTTTAGCTCGTGACTTGAAGGGTGAGAAGTTCAAATCGGTTGCAGTGATTGGGGATGGTGCGCTTACAGGCGGCATGGCTTTGGAGGCCATCAACCATGCGGGACACCTACCCAAAACCAATCTGCTGGTGGTGCTCAATGATAATGAGATGTCGATCTCGCCCAACGTGGGAGCGTTGTCTCGTTATCTCAACAAGATGCGCCTCAGCCCTCCCATGCAGTTCCTCTCGGACAACCTCCAAGAGCAAGTCAAGCAGCTTCCGTTTGTGGGCAGCTCGCTTTCTCCCGAACTGGGTCGGATCAAGGAAGGCATGAAACGCCTCGCCGTTCCCAAAGTCGGAGCGGTATTTGAGGAGCTGGGCTTCACCTACATGGGGCCAATCGATGGACACAACCTGGAAGAACTGATTGCTACCTTTGAGCATGCTCATCAGCAAGTTGGGCCAGTTTTGGTGCATGTCTCTACCATCAAAGGGAAGGGATATGCGATCGCCGAGCAAGACCAAGTCGGCTATCACGCTCAATCTCCGTTCAACCTGGCGACTGGCAAAGCGACTCCTTCCACCAAGCCCAAGCCTGCCAGCTACTCCAAAGTATTTGGCGACACTTTGGTAAAACTAGCGGAGAATAACCCCCGGATTGTTGGGATTACTGCGGCAATGGCGACGGGTACTGGCTTAGACAAACTCCAAGCCAAGCTGCCTAAGCAATATATGGACGTTGGAATTGCCGAGCAACATGCAGTGACGATGGCTGCGGGTCTAGCCTGTGAAGACATTCGGCCTGTCGTGGCAATCTATTCCACCTTCCTACAACGGGCTTACGACCAGATTATTCATGATGTTTGCATCCAAAACTTACCTGTCTTCTTCTGCCTAGATAGAGCGGGAATTGTGGGTGTGGATGGTCCTACCCATCAAGGCATGTATGATATCGCCTATCTGCGCTGTATCCCTAATATGGTGCTGATGGCTCCCAAGGATGAAGCCGAATTGCAGCAGATGATGGTGACTGGTGTCGGCTATACTGATGGCCCGATCGCCATGCGCTATCCTCGTGGCAATGGTCATGGGGTAGCTTTGATGGAGGAAGGCTGGGAACCTCTCCCTATTGGCAAAGGCGAAGTACTGCGCCAAGGCGACGATGTGTTGCTAGTCGGTTTTGGCTCAATGGTCTACCCTACGATGCAAGCGGCAGAAATCCTGAGTGAGCATGGCATTGAGGCGACTGTAGTTAACGCTCGTTTTGCCAAGCCCCTCGACATGGAACTGATTGCTCCTTTGGCGCAAAAGATTGGTCGGGTGGTGACGCTGGAAGAAGGCTGCGTCATGGGTGGCTTTGGCTCAGCGGTCATGGAAGCGTTGATGGATCACAATGTGGTTGTGCCTGTCATGCGGATTGGTATCCCCGATGAGCTGGTTGAGCACGCGACTCCAGAAGAGTCTAAGGTAACGCTAGGTCTCACCCCTTCTCAAATCGCCGATCGCATCCGTACCACTTTTGTAAAACCGCCTGTTACCGTTAGCTAG
- a CDS encoding DUF433 domain-containing protein has translation METDLLQRITQSPEICHGKPCIRGLRYPVKFILELLSASMTPEEILTDYNDLEQKDIQAVILFTRDSAIIHQ, from the coding sequence ATGGAAACTGATCTCTTACAACGCATTACACAAAGCCCAGAAATTTGTCATGGCAAACCCTGTATTAGAGGCTTGCGTTATCCAGTTAAGTTTATTCTTGAACTTCTTAGCGCTAGCATGACACCTGAAGAAATCTTGACTGACTACAACGATTTAGAGCAAAAAGATATTCAAGCTGTAATTTTATTTACTCGTGATTCAGCGATTATTCACCAATAA
- a CDS encoding cytochrome b/b6 domain-containing protein translates to MTAKTSAKTIPPWLPRQTLLAKSFHWINLISLFLMLTSGLQIYNANPVFGGRAGWQIPPVFALGGWLAGGRHWHFAAMWLFSLNLLWYGLYVLISRRWRHRFVGTNDLKALQRSRNPQRRIYAWHRIAYTIIVPILLLAILTGIGMYKPAQFPWIVDMFGSWQALRIVHFSSVPIVVLFAIAHSWLGLKAGGSRLLESMFW, encoded by the coding sequence ATGACTGCTAAGACTTCTGCTAAAACCATTCCTCCTTGGCTACCTCGTCAGACATTGCTGGCCAAGAGTTTTCATTGGATTAACTTGATCAGCTTGTTTCTCATGCTGACGAGTGGGTTGCAAATTTATAATGCAAATCCTGTCTTCGGGGGACGAGCAGGTTGGCAGATTCCGCCTGTTTTTGCGTTAGGGGGATGGTTGGCAGGGGGACGGCACTGGCATTTTGCCGCGATGTGGTTATTCTCCTTAAATCTACTGTGGTATGGCCTGTATGTGTTGATCTCGCGTCGGTGGCGACACCGATTTGTAGGCACAAACGACCTCAAAGCCCTACAGCGCAGCCGTAATCCACAACGTCGCATCTACGCTTGGCACCGCATTGCTTACACCATCATCGTGCCAATTTTACTACTGGCAATCTTAACTGGGATTGGCATGTACAAACCCGCTCAGTTCCCGTGGATCGTGGATATGTTCGGCAGTTGGCAAGCCCTGCGGATCGTGCATTTTAGTTCTGTACCCATTGTGGTACTGTTTGCGATCGCCCACTCTTGGCTAGGCTTGAAAGCTGGCGGTTCACGGCTATTGGAGTCCATGTTTTGGTAG
- a CDS encoding molybdopterin-dependent oxidoreductase has product MGLIRVPQSQFNRRQFLQVSGLSSLSFLLGGCGGPLFEDIVGKVSEPLNQRVETLLFQPRKLVPEFPLEAIEPEALIVNSFRGNPVIDQRAFRLIIDGEVNHPLSLSMADIQQLPLTSMVIRHVCVEGWAAIVRWGGVRLQELVALAQPKPEVKYVYFQSADGYYGSWDLPSALHPQTLMAYQKNGEPLPIENGAPLRLASPVKLGYKQSKWVTRITLMSQLGHVKGYWEDQGYEWFAGL; this is encoded by the coding sequence ATGGGTTTGATTCGGGTTCCTCAGTCTCAGTTCAATCGGCGGCAATTTTTGCAAGTCTCTGGGCTTTCGAGCCTAAGTTTTCTATTGGGCGGTTGTGGTGGCCCGTTGTTTGAAGACATTGTTGGCAAAGTTTCTGAGCCACTGAACCAACGAGTCGAAACACTCCTGTTTCAACCCCGAAAACTAGTTCCAGAATTTCCTCTAGAGGCGATCGAACCTGAAGCCTTGATCGTCAATTCTTTTCGGGGCAATCCGGTGATTGATCAAAGGGCTTTTCGCTTAATCATTGATGGAGAAGTCAATCACCCTTTAAGCTTGAGCATGGCTGACATCCAGCAACTTCCCCTGACTTCGATGGTGATTCGTCATGTGTGTGTTGAAGGATGGGCGGCGATCGTGCGATGGGGTGGCGTGAGGCTACAGGAATTGGTAGCACTGGCACAGCCAAAACCAGAGGTAAAATATGTCTATTTCCAATCTGCGGATGGCTACTATGGCAGTTGGGATTTACCTTCGGCGCTGCATCCTCAAACCTTGATGGCTTACCAGAAAAATGGTGAACCTTTGCCGATTGAGAACGGTGCCCCGTTGCGTTTAGCGTCTCCAGTCAAACTTGGCTACAAGCAAAGCAAATGGGTGACTCGTATTACCTTGATGAGCCAATTAGGACACGTCAAAGGTTACTGGGAAGATCAAGGTTATGAATGGTTTGCTGGGCTTTAA